From Sulfurovum zhangzhouensis, one genomic window encodes:
- a CDS encoding NADH:flavin oxidoreductase/NADH oxidase: MSKLFTPYTLKSITMRNRIAVPPMCQYMAEDGVPNDWHLVHYAQMARGGVGLIVVEATGVSPEGRISPNCLGIWNDKQAAEHAKIAAAIKKAGCVPGIQIAHAGRKANANRPWEGDNHLEVSDPRYWEIIGPSPIAFGGGILPRVPREMTKEDIERVKADFVAAAKRALDAGYEWLELHFAHGYLAQSFFSVHANHRTDEYGGDADGRGRFLLETMEAVRAVWPDHLPFSMRFGVIEFDDRDEVTLQESIELIKKFKEGGLDFISVSLGFNIPDAKIPWGPAFMAPIADHIKKETGLPVTSAWGFGRADLASAAVESGQLDIVSVGRAHLANPHWTYATAMELGIDKPSWVLPAPYAHWLEQYKL; the protein is encoded by the coding sequence ATGAGCAAACTTTTCACCCCTTATACACTAAAATCCATTACGATGAGAAACCGTATTGCTGTTCCCCCGATGTGCCAATACATGGCCGAAGATGGTGTACCTAACGATTGGCATCTGGTTCATTATGCCCAGATGGCCAGAGGAGGGGTAGGACTGATCGTAGTTGAAGCTACAGGTGTTTCACCTGAGGGACGCATTTCTCCGAATTGTCTTGGAATATGGAATGATAAGCAGGCAGCAGAACATGCAAAAATCGCTGCAGCAATTAAAAAAGCGGGCTGTGTTCCTGGCATCCAGATCGCTCATGCCGGACGCAAAGCGAATGCCAACCGTCCTTGGGAAGGCGATAATCATCTCGAAGTATCTGACCCACGATACTGGGAGATTATCGGCCCTTCTCCTATCGCTTTTGGTGGTGGCATTCTGCCACGTGTTCCCCGTGAGATGACAAAAGAAGATATTGAGCGGGTGAAGGCCGATTTTGTCGCTGCAGCGAAACGGGCACTGGATGCCGGTTATGAGTGGCTGGAATTGCATTTTGCACACGGTTATCTGGCACAGAGTTTCTTTTCTGTACATGCCAACCATCGTACGGATGAGTATGGCGGTGATGCAGATGGTCGTGGCCGCTTTTTACTTGAAACAATGGAAGCTGTTAGAGCAGTATGGCCTGATCATTTACCGTTTAGCATGCGTTTTGGTGTGATTGAATTTGATGACCGTGACGAAGTGACCTTGCAGGAATCAATCGAACTTATCAAAAAATTCAAAGAGGGTGGTTTGGACTTTATCAGTGTAAGTTTGGGATTCAATATTCCTGATGCAAAAATTCCATGGGGACCGGCTTTTATGGCGCCGATTGCTGACCATATCAAAAAAGAGACCGGGTTGCCTGTGACCTCTGCCTGGGGATTTGGGCGTGCTGATCTCGCAAGTGCAGCCGTTGAAAGCGGACAGCTGGATATTGTTTCGGTAGGTCGTGCCCATTTGGCCAACCCTCACTGGACGTATGCTACTGCCATGGAACTTGGGATTGATAAACCTTCCTGGGTACTGCCAGCACCATACGCCCACTGGCTCGAACAATACAAACTCTAA
- a CDS encoding cache domain-containing protein: MKKIIIVLSTLVFLSSAWAAKPVEEPQTVGPEIMLGTATHYVDTIFTNASALLKLVASTPEAERGDWKGIKPYLGQISEKLPGVYSYILPNGDYYTLDRDFTNLNLSNRGYFKSLFTGNAVNSFPIFSRSTGKKSIFIAEPIIVNGKVTGALGISIFLDELNAKLNKDFDLPLDYTWYVLNAKGNTILDKESDFIFMNPLTQGSDSLRKAVTEALKNDSGKMQYQLDREKLAYYQKLSHLDWWMFFAKQEGEKTQTSPKLKLTLERFVPELQNQLNLIDASIAKQIEQSNVKVEKESEIRKLLSAVLDANPNVVDAAYADKKGILRYIEPRDYKNFEGSDISSQEHIIAMRKNPQPLFSSGFMSVEDFLSMVVARPLYDNKKQFIGSITVLIRPELFITPMINKSTVPEDYELWIMQTDGMIIYDQDKEEIGKMIFSDPMYEGYETLLKLGKNIVAAPEGEGSYIFLSPGLKEKAIKNVIWKTVKLHDREWRVILAYRPYE, translated from the coding sequence ATGAAGAAAATCATAATCGTATTATCAACACTTGTATTTTTAAGTTCTGCATGGGCAGCGAAACCTGTAGAGGAACCACAAACTGTGGGACCTGAAATAATGCTGGGAACAGCTACACATTATGTGGACACCATTTTTACAAATGCTTCTGCATTACTAAAACTGGTGGCTTCTACTCCTGAGGCTGAAAGAGGAGACTGGAAAGGGATAAAGCCGTATTTAGGGCAGATTTCGGAGAAATTGCCCGGGGTTTATAGTTATATCCTACCAAATGGAGATTATTATACCCTGGACCGGGATTTCACCAACCTGAACTTAAGTAACCGCGGATATTTTAAATCTTTATTTACGGGCAATGCGGTAAATAGTTTTCCGATCTTTAGCCGATCTACCGGGAAAAAATCTATTTTTATTGCTGAACCTATCATTGTCAATGGAAAAGTGACCGGTGCACTAGGGATCTCTATCTTCCTGGATGAGTTGAATGCAAAATTGAATAAGGACTTTGACTTACCGTTAGACTACACGTGGTATGTCCTGAATGCAAAAGGAAATACAATACTTGATAAAGAGAGTGATTTTATCTTTATGAATCCGCTTACACAAGGCAGTGATTCTTTACGAAAGGCTGTAACAGAAGCATTGAAAAATGACAGCGGTAAAATGCAATATCAACTTGATCGGGAGAAACTGGCATATTATCAGAAATTGTCGCACCTGGATTGGTGGATGTTTTTTGCCAAGCAAGAGGGAGAGAAAACACAAACTTCTCCCAAGCTGAAGCTGACGCTGGAACGTTTCGTACCTGAGTTACAAAACCAGCTCAACCTAATTGATGCATCCATTGCCAAACAGATTGAACAAAGTAATGTGAAGGTAGAAAAAGAGAGTGAAATCAGGAAGCTCCTAAGTGCAGTGCTAGATGCAAATCCAAATGTAGTTGATGCTGCCTATGCTGATAAAAAAGGGATCTTACGTTACATCGAACCACGTGACTATAAGAATTTTGAAGGATCGGATATAAGTTCTCAGGAACACATCATTGCTATGAGAAAGAATCCTCAACCATTATTTAGTAGTGGGTTTATGTCAGTTGAGGATTTCCTATCTATGGTAGTTGCACGACCTCTATATGATAATAAGAAACAATTCATCGGTTCTATTACTGTATTGATCCGTCCTGAGTTATTTATCACTCCTATGATCAATAAAAGTACTGTCCCTGAGGATTATGAACTATGGATCATGCAGACTGACGGGATGATCATTTACGATCAGGACAAAGAAGAAATCGGCAAAATGATTTTTAGTGATCCTATGTATGAAGGCTATGAAACTTTACTAAAACTGGGAAAAAATATTGTCGCTGCACCTGAAGGTGAAGGAAGCTATATTTTCCTTTCACCGGGACTTAAAGAGAAAGCCATCAAAAATGTTATTTGGAAAACAGTTAAGCTTCACGACCGTGAGTGGAGAGTAATATTGGCATACCGGCCTTATGAATAA
- a CDS encoding ferritin-like domain-containing protein: MEVKGRRNFLSKVMLTSIGGAALLSTSANAKSTQNQSLTEVQKDKLFFIYQEEKVARDVYITLGNIYTDENTFASIQISEQRHMDSARELCEKYGVDISNVDESQVGEFVLPVLQELYDTCVSTGEESILDALKIGELIELTDIDDLEDAAQDMPSDVITVFESLKEGSYNHLDAFQTAIARA, from the coding sequence ATGGAAGTAAAAGGTAGAAGAAATTTTCTCTCGAAAGTGATGCTGACAAGTATCGGTGGTGCTGCACTGCTCTCGACTTCAGCTAATGCAAAAAGTACACAAAATCAATCATTGACTGAAGTTCAAAAAGATAAACTCTTTTTTATCTATCAGGAAGAAAAAGTAGCAAGAGATGTCTATATCACACTTGGAAATATCTATACGGATGAAAACACTTTTGCTTCTATTCAGATTTCAGAGCAAAGACATATGGATTCAGCAAGAGAACTCTGTGAAAAATACGGAGTAGATATATCAAATGTCGATGAGAGTCAAGTTGGTGAATTTGTATTGCCTGTACTGCAGGAGCTGTATGATACATGTGTCAGTACAGGTGAAGAGTCAATACTTGATGCATTGAAGATAGGCGAACTGATCGAACTGACAGATATTGATGACCTGGAAGATGCTGCACAAGATATGCCAAGTGATGTTATCACTGTATTTGAAAGCCTTAAAGAAGGAAGTTATAATCACCTTGATGCCTTCCAAACCGCTATAGCTAGAGCTTAA
- a CDS encoding manganese efflux pump MntP, whose protein sequence is MIELLILAVALSMDAFAVSLGLGAKQLTVDNKKLAMKVGLFFGFFQGFMPLIGYLAGIGLTSIIESIDHWVAFVLLALIGSKMVYESFGEPVEEEISVITNKVLLLLAIATSIDAMAAGFTLTLMETSIAISIVVITLTTFVFSYVGVLLGAHGGAFLESKAELLGGIVLIGIGLKILIEHTLLN, encoded by the coding sequence GTGATTGAACTTCTTATTTTAGCAGTTGCATTAAGTATGGATGCATTTGCGGTATCCCTTGGACTGGGTGCGAAACAGCTTACTGTTGATAACAAAAAGCTGGCAATGAAAGTCGGACTCTTTTTTGGCTTTTTTCAGGGATTCATGCCGCTTATCGGCTATCTCGCAGGAATCGGTCTTACTAGTATTATCGAATCCATAGATCATTGGGTTGCCTTTGTCTTACTCGCGCTTATTGGATCAAAAATGGTCTACGAAAGTTTTGGAGAACCAGTCGAAGAAGAAATCTCGGTAATTACAAACAAAGTTTTACTTTTACTTGCTATTGCTACAAGCATTGATGCTATGGCAGCAGGCTTTACCTTAACACTCATGGAAACTTCCATCGCAATATCAATCGTGGTCATTACCCTCACGACATTTGTCTTCAGTTATGTCGGAGTATTGCTGGGTGCACATGGGGGAGCTTTTTTAGAAAGCAAAGCAGAACTTTTAGGTGGTATTGTATTGATCGGTATTGGTTTAAAAATTCTTATTGAGCATACACTTTTAAACTAA